One genomic segment of Rivularia sp. PCC 7116 includes these proteins:
- a CDS encoding NB-ARC domain-containing protein, producing MDDEAVLVWLDTIVPSKTGEQLSELEKIILQQVWLGRKYLEIADFYGCTEGHAKDVGSRLWKLLSKVMRQKITKSNCRRVLEKCFRKAGTISGLFDYQVTSNNSFIENLTENLSPQNQENEILIKPLLLREEDINFIGRSDAIDDIDNLVNLGSKVIVIQGEGGLGKTTLAQQYLHSQDFDVVLELLMAKETQNITSAQRVVEEWLKYDLAQEPGLEFGVTLGRLKRQLHSKRIGILIDNLEPALDGKGRFITPHRNYIELFRILTDARIHCTTLITSRDRLCEPELNVTHYRLPGLNEETWQKYFARREVEVDLPTLQKMHHAYGGNAKAMGILCGSIQEDFDGDITAYWQENHADPLAVTDLKNLAASQINRLQNLDSQAYRLLCRLGCYRYQDVSTVPTQGLLSLLWDVPSEQHRQIIASLKNRSLIECNKGKYWLHPVIRAEAISRLRNSKDWAIANHKAAEFWTDSVEIIETFQNALQALEAYYHYIEINQFELAGKLIIKSRNNQWGQFLPLGSTLYRMGLIQPVLSAIIHIINHIDDDKKISELYNILGDLYWISGQIEAAIAYQQKTIFLARQSLASFINQEDNSQAFYYYRMLEVDSLLSIGLYKIDLWELQESAQLFQQVINLAQNTAHHPWAEKAVVCLSLVNSYLEQYPSAYLLADECYNNIKAEPNIEKTGRFAYFIQILGQTYINLADFSKAKEMFSMAFNFAEESHYTQVKAKSLSGLAEIHRINQEFDLALQNHSEAIELLDKIGAKCDLAEAYFQLSLTYKSMGKKSESQVNIEKAVRLFAEIQAPKQVGKIRCQLVVI from the coding sequence ATGGATGATGAGGCAGTATTGGTATGGTTGGATACCATCGTACCTTCTAAAACTGGAGAACAATTAAGCGAATTAGAAAAGATTATTCTTCAACAGGTTTGGCTGGGAAGAAAGTATTTAGAAATTGCTGATTTTTATGGCTGTACTGAAGGGCACGCCAAAGATGTAGGCTCTCGATTATGGAAATTACTTTCTAAGGTAATGCGTCAGAAAATTACCAAAAGCAATTGTCGCAGAGTTTTAGAAAAGTGTTTTCGCAAAGCTGGTACGATATCGGGTTTGTTTGATTATCAAGTTACTTCTAACAATTCCTTTATTGAAAACTTGACGGAAAACCTCAGCCCACAGAATCAGGAGAATGAGATTTTAATCAAGCCTCTGTTACTGCGCGAGGAAGATATCAATTTTATCGGTAGAAGCGATGCTATCGATGATATCGATAATTTAGTAAATCTTGGTAGCAAAGTGATTGTGATTCAAGGTGAAGGTGGTTTGGGGAAAACTACTTTAGCTCAGCAATACCTGCATTCTCAAGACTTTGATGTGGTTTTGGAATTGTTGATGGCGAAGGAGACTCAAAACATTACTTCAGCGCAACGAGTAGTGGAAGAATGGTTAAAATATGATTTGGCACAAGAGCCGGGATTAGAGTTTGGAGTAACTTTAGGAAGATTGAAGCGACAACTCCACAGCAAGCGAATTGGAATTTTAATTGATAATTTAGAACCTGCATTGGATGGAAAAGGAAGGTTTATTACTCCTCATCGCAACTATATTGAATTATTTCGGATTTTAACTGATGCGAGAATACATTGTACAACTTTAATTACTAGTAGAGATAGACTTTGCGAACCTGAATTAAATGTAACTCACTACCGACTTCCCGGTTTAAATGAAGAAACTTGGCAAAAATATTTTGCTCGGCGTGAAGTTGAAGTTGATTTACCAACTTTACAGAAGATGCATCATGCTTATGGTGGAAATGCCAAAGCTATGGGAATTCTTTGCGGTTCAATTCAGGAAGATTTTGACGGTGATATTACTGCTTACTGGCAAGAAAATCATGCCGATCCTTTAGCAGTAACCGATTTAAAAAATTTAGCTGCAAGTCAAATCAACCGCTTGCAAAATCTTGATTCTCAAGCATATCGTTTGCTGTGTCGTTTGGGATGTTATCGTTACCAAGATGTTTCTACTGTTCCTACTCAGGGGCTTTTAAGTTTATTGTGGGATGTGCCCTCAGAGCAGCATCGTCAAATTATTGCTTCATTAAAAAATCGCTCTTTGATAGAGTGTAATAAAGGTAAATATTGGCTGCATCCGGTAATTAGAGCCGAAGCTATTTCTCGATTGCGTAACAGTAAAGATTGGGCGATCGCCAATCACAAAGCGGCGGAATTTTGGACGGATAGCGTAGAAATAATCGAAACTTTTCAAAATGCTCTGCAAGCGTTAGAGGCTTATTATCACTATATTGAAATCAATCAATTTGAATTAGCCGGAAAGCTGATTATCAAAAGTCGAAACAATCAGTGGGGACAATTTTTACCCCTCGGCAGCACTTTATATCGAATGGGTTTAATTCAACCAGTTTTATCTGCCATCATTCATATTATTAATCATATTGACGACGATAAAAAAATCAGCGAACTATATAATATTTTAGGCGATTTGTATTGGATCAGCGGTCAGATTGAGGCTGCAATTGCATATCAACAAAAAACGATTTTTTTAGCCAGACAATCACTAGCAAGTTTTATCAATCAAGAAGATAACAGCCAAGCATTTTACTATTATCGAATGCTCGAAGTTGATTCTTTATTGAGTATCGGACTTTATAAAATTGATTTATGGGAATTGCAGGAATCCGCTCAATTATTTCAACAGGTAATTAATTTAGCTCAAAACACCGCACATCATCCTTGGGCAGAAAAAGCAGTAGTTTGTTTATCTTTAGTTAATTCCTATTTAGAACAATATCCCTCTGCTTATTTACTAGCGGATGAGTGTTACAACAACATTAAAGCAGAGCCGAATATTGAAAAAACCGGAAGATTTGCTTATTTTATTCAAATACTCGGTCAAACTTATATAAATTTAGCAGATTTTAGTAAAGCAAAAGAAATGTTTTCTATGGCTTTTAATTTTGCAGAAGAAAGCCACTATACGCAAGTTAAAGCCAAAAGTCTAAGTGGTTTAGCTGAAATTCACCGTATAAATCAAGAATTTGACTTAGCTTTGCAAAATCATTCAGAAGCAATTGAGCTATTAGATAAAATTGGTGCGAAATGCGATTTGGCTGAAGCCTATTTTCAACTGAGTTTGACTTATAAGAGTATGGGAAAAAAGAGTGAAAGTCAGGTGAATATTGAGAAGGCTGTTCGCTTGTTCGCTGAGATACAAGCGCCGAAGCAAGTGGGTAAAATTAGGTGTCAGTTAGTAGTTATATAG
- a CDS encoding isoprenyl transferase — MNSKLPADLNSQNLPRHVAVIMDGNGRWATQQKLPRIAGHRQGAKTLKELLRCCKDWGIEILTAYAFSTENWRRPTEEVDFLMLLFEKMLRRELEEMHREGVRINFVGDLTALPKSLQNEMQRSMLETSNNHDVQFNVAVNYGSRKEIIHACRKVAELVEKGEINPEDINEDLINKNLYTADIPTPDLLIRTSGEKRLSNFLLWQMAYSEMYFTDVLWPDFDRNAFHQAILSYQNRERRFGKVKAVLSA; from the coding sequence ATGAATTCAAAACTACCCGCAGATTTAAACTCTCAAAACTTACCGAGACATGTAGCCGTAATTATGGATGGTAATGGCAGATGGGCTACTCAACAAAAATTACCTCGCATTGCGGGGCACAGGCAAGGAGCAAAAACCCTCAAAGAACTATTACGCTGCTGCAAAGATTGGGGAATCGAGATACTAACAGCTTACGCTTTTTCTACCGAAAATTGGCGACGACCAACTGAAGAAGTTGATTTTTTGATGCTTTTATTTGAGAAAATGTTGCGTCGCGAATTGGAGGAAATGCATCGAGAAGGAGTAAGAATCAATTTTGTTGGCGATTTAACCGCTTTACCAAAATCGTTGCAAAATGAAATGCAGCGCTCGATGCTAGAAACATCCAATAATCATGATGTGCAATTTAATGTTGCGGTAAATTATGGTAGTCGTAAAGAAATTATCCATGCTTGCCGCAAGGTTGCAGAATTAGTTGAGAAAGGAGAAATTAACCCAGAAGATATAAATGAAGATTTAATCAACAAAAATTTATATACAGCCGATATTCCCACACCTGATTTGCTGATTCGTACTAGCGGAGAGAAACGTTTAAGCAACTTTCTTTTATGGCAAATGGCTTATTCAGAAATGTATTTTACAGATGTTTTATGGCCTGATTTTGATAGAAATGCATTTCATCAAGCAATACTAAGCTATCAAAATAGAGAGCGACGCTTTGGTAAAGTTAAAGCTGTCTTATCGGCTTAA
- a CDS encoding mechanosensitive ion channel domain-containing protein → MEHIPIRIAKALVTALILTTVYFVTHPHIKKLGSNGRAVAYITSMFSIPGILVASLAIAEVPFNVLAPITGSLALGFSFGAKQAVENTATVFLNLSDDVYEVGDIVSFPKDDDFYKVSAIKTSSIKLLSLGRGAGKILNISPSVLAQREIINYTQDGASNLCKWTFEISLKAPISQPGEGDITKMEDTLLKAAKEVQNWIIQNTKHPKAIAAFQAESQKDSGRKDVPAGVFLTKVEKFIHHYVVALWVPGIEIFRVNAIQNELLHRVWYYAVEYHNIELAKPDSHDNTDIVEATHAIAISLKQGLSQISNSDSIMQSKIEV, encoded by the coding sequence ATGGAACATATCCCCATCCGCATTGCCAAAGCCTTGGTTACGGCGCTAATTTTAACTACCGTATATTTTGTAACTCATCCTCACATCAAGAAGTTGGGAAGTAATGGCAGAGCAGTTGCTTACATTACGAGTATGTTTTCGATTCCCGGAATTCTTGTCGCTTCTTTAGCGATCGCCGAGGTTCCTTTTAATGTATTAGCACCAATTACAGGCTCTTTAGCTTTGGGTTTTTCCTTTGGTGCCAAGCAAGCTGTAGAAAATACCGCAACAGTTTTTCTTAATCTTAGCGATGATGTTTACGAGGTTGGAGATATTGTTAGTTTTCCCAAGGATGATGACTTTTACAAAGTTTCTGCAATCAAAACTTCTAGTATTAAGCTACTTTCATTAGGTAGAGGTGCCGGAAAAATTCTGAATATTTCTCCTAGCGTACTGGCACAAAGAGAGATTATAAACTATACCCAAGACGGTGCAAGTAATTTATGCAAATGGACTTTTGAAATTTCTTTGAAAGCTCCTATATCACAACCAGGTGAAGGAGATATTACAAAGATGGAAGATACTTTACTCAAAGCAGCTAAAGAAGTTCAAAACTGGATTATACAAAATACGAAACATCCCAAAGCTATAGCCGCCTTCCAAGCTGAATCGCAAAAAGATAGCGGTCGTAAAGACGTACCGGCAGGTGTATTCTTAACTAAAGTAGAAAAATTTATTCACCATTATGTTGTTGCTTTATGGGTTCCGGGTATTGAAATATTTCGAGTAAATGCGATTCAAAATGAATTACTACATCGTGTATGGTATTACGCGGTGGAGTACCATAATATAGAGCTAGCAAAACCCGATTCTCATGATAATACCGATATTGTCGAAGCTACTCATGCTATCGCAATATCTTTGAAACAAGGTTTAAGTCAAATTAGTAATTCTGATAGTATTATGCAAAGTAAAATAGAAGTTTAA
- a CDS encoding HEAT repeat domain-containing protein, producing the protein MNQKRLNVFLKYLQISILSLGLSFISVSKAWGEEISDSALQQYGNNLDDITEYELTKFNVENFSKEDIDKVLEKLKSQDTKVRAGAVYILSSVEDKSPSVLPAIIQALQDENSTVRSSALHSLGEIGKRNESVSLVIAIIQALKDKDVKVRSKAALALNEIEEIGGIRVGEKSKVLLGEIPTLIKALQNKDAEVRRYGAMVLGNLGKKAISAVPELIKALEDENSKVRSSVAEALGDIGDKAALKPLLKALQDKNSKVRSSVAEALGDIGDKAALQPLLKALQDKNSKVRSSVAEALGDIGDKAALQPLLKALQDKDSSVRSSAAYALGNFAEKKAIQPLIKALKDDDLNVRSSAADALEKLEYKPTIESLKKSLKNPDLDVRLNAASYLSKMGKEALLAVPEIIIAFRYEGSWEHELADSYVSKIVKYYRNQAEKLSNQDLENGIAILEKSLRALEGSEERFKEGKLSLQNTLKTIRREQDYRLKFRILEWVAKNPWITAAIFYIIIFPLLWSSLLLIRPLWLLKLNHRLQPLSNLQLPEALGGWKLSISGVIFLEQFSYHPRVLDAWVGTHIKIARDNFSVKETVSNRAEYISLPVVLDKKTVANFSGNDLKACFTQKLTNILIHAEGGSGKTSLACQLVKWGMSDDINIRPSKHRMLPVLIEQELDADVEDSVTKAISGQLQVLIGEPKAIPSKLVEQLLLQRRILVIIDHFSEMSEATRKQIRPASPNFPANALIVTSRLQESLDNVPKTTIKPLRVSGNQLSSFMEAYLTQRGKRDLFDDAEYFDACRRLSLMVGKRNITALFAKLYAEQMIAKAGVEEIDSFVNNLPLNIPDLMLGYINELNRETADSELDNPTVQKDAKIIAWECLKNNFRPSATKLDDVVAVLDNPDTVNARLQHLEKRLRIIQINEPGRNKVRLALDPLAEYLAGLYLVDNYGQDKDKWVKFLDTAKSVADLGAIQGFLLAVQDCCIANPEDVPNFVANSLCQLTGVVLQANQNTQIIFTN; encoded by the coding sequence ATGAATCAAAAACGATTAAATGTATTTCTAAAATATTTACAAATCTCTATTTTATCCCTAGGATTATCTTTCATTTCTGTAAGTAAAGCCTGGGGAGAAGAAATAAGTGATAGCGCACTGCAACAGTATGGAAACAACTTAGATGATATTACAGAATACGAATTAACTAAGTTTAATGTAGAAAATTTTTCTAAAGAAGATATTGATAAAGTCCTGGAAAAATTAAAAAGTCAAGATACTAAAGTCCGCGCTGGTGCTGTCTATATTCTTTCCAGTGTAGAGGATAAATCACCATCGGTATTACCGGCAATCATCCAAGCTTTGCAAGATGAAAATTCAACCGTTCGCTCTAGTGCTCTTCATTCTTTGGGAGAAATAGGAAAAAGAAATGAATCAGTATCGCTAGTAATAGCAATTATTCAAGCCCTAAAAGATAAAGATGTAAAAGTTCGTTCTAAAGCTGCATTAGCTTTAAATGAAATTGAAGAAATAGGAGGAATAAGAGTTGGTGAGAAATCGAAAGTACTTTTAGGAGAAATACCGACTTTAATCAAAGCCTTGCAAAATAAAGATGCAGAAGTGCGTCGATATGGTGCTATGGTTCTGGGAAACCTGGGGAAAAAAGCAATATCAGCAGTACCGGAGCTTATCAAAGCTTTAGAAGATGAAAATTCAAAAGTTCGCTCATCTGTTGCTGAAGCTTTGGGAGATATTGGAGATAAAGCAGCATTAAAACCACTTCTGAAAGCATTGCAAGATAAAAATTCAAAAGTTCGCTCATCTGTTGCTGAAGCTTTGGGAGATATTGGAGATAAAGCAGCATTACAACCACTTCTGAAAGCATTGCAAGATAAAAATTCAAAAGTTCGCTCATCTGTTGCTGAAGCTTTGGGAGATATTGGAGATAAAGCAGCATTACAACCACTTCTAAAAGCTTTGCAAGATAAAGATTCGAGTGTTCGCTCATCTGCTGCTTATGCTTTGGGAAATTTTGCAGAAAAAAAAGCAATACAACCACTAATAAAAGCTTTAAAAGATGATGATTTAAATGTTCGCTCATCTGCTGCTGATGCTTTGGAAAAACTAGAATATAAACCAACTATCGAATCACTCAAAAAATCTTTGAAAAATCCTGATTTAGATGTTCGCTTAAATGCTGCTTCTTATTTATCTAAAATGGGAAAGGAAGCATTACTAGCAGTACCAGAAATTATTATAGCTTTTAGATATGAAGGTTCATGGGAACATGAATTAGCGGATAGTTATGTGAGCAAAATAGTAAAATACTATCGAAATCAAGCAGAAAAACTATCCAATCAAGATTTAGAAAATGGTATTGCGATTTTAGAAAAATCCTTACGAGCATTAGAAGGTAGTGAAGAGAGATTCAAGGAAGGAAAATTATCATTACAAAATACTTTAAAAACTATAAGAAGAGAACAAGATTATCGACTAAAGTTCCGTATCTTGGAATGGGTTGCAAAAAATCCTTGGATAACAGCAGCAATTTTTTACATCATTATCTTTCCCTTGTTATGGTCTAGTTTATTGCTCATACGTCCTTTATGGCTGCTAAAGCTCAATCATAGACTGCAACCATTGAGTAATTTACAATTACCAGAAGCTCTGGGTGGTTGGAAACTTTCAATTTCGGGGGTAATATTTCTCGAACAATTTAGCTATCATCCCAGAGTTTTGGATGCATGGGTAGGGACTCATATTAAAATAGCTCGGGATAATTTTTCAGTTAAAGAAACTGTCAGCAATCGAGCCGAATATATTTCTCTACCAGTTGTACTCGATAAGAAAACCGTCGCTAATTTCTCTGGTAATGATTTAAAAGCTTGCTTTACTCAAAAACTAACTAATATTCTAATTCATGCTGAAGGCGGCTCGGGAAAAACCAGTCTGGCTTGTCAATTAGTAAAATGGGGAATGTCTGATGATATCAATATTCGTCCTAGTAAGCATCGGATGCTACCAGTTTTGATTGAGCAAGAATTAGATGCTGACGTTGAAGATTCAGTGACAAAAGCGATATCGGGACAATTACAAGTCTTAATTGGCGAGCCGAAAGCTATCCCCAGCAAATTAGTAGAACAATTATTGCTTCAGCGTCGTATTTTAGTAATTATCGACCATTTTTCCGAAATGAGCGAAGCAACTAGAAAACAAATTCGTCCCGCTTCTCCTAACTTTCCTGCTAATGCTCTAATAGTTACTTCCCGTTTACAAGAATCTCTTGATAATGTTCCTAAAACAACTATAAAGCCGCTACGAGTATCGGGAAATCAACTGTCATCATTTATGGAAGCTTATTTAACTCAACGAGGAAAGCGAGATTTATTTGATGATGCGGAATATTTTGATGCTTGTCGTCGCTTATCTTTAATGGTGGGAAAGCGCAATATTACAGCTTTATTCGCTAAACTCTACGCCGAGCAAATGATTGCTAAAGCTGGTGTGGAAGAAATTGATAGTTTTGTTAATAATTTACCCTTAAATATTCCCGATTTGATGTTGGGATATATCAATGAATTAAATAGAGAAACCGCTGATAGCGAATTAGATAATCCTACAGTTCAAAAAGATGCCAAAATTATCGCTTGGGAATGTTTGAAAAATAATTTTCGTCCCAGTGCTACGAAATTAGATGATGTTGTCGCTGTACTTGATAATCCCGATACGGTAAACGCAAGATTACAGCATTTAGAAAAAAGATTGCGAATTATTCAAATTAACGAACCTGGTAGAAATAAAGTTCGGTTGGCTTTAGATCCATTAGCCGAATATCTAGCTGGTTTATATTTAGTTGATAATTATGGGCAAGATAAAGATAAGTGGGTGAAATTTCTTGATACAGCTAAATCTGTCGCTGATTTAGGTGCAATTCAAGGTTTTTTATTAGCAGTTCAAGATTGTTGTATCGCCAATCCAGAAGATGTTCCCAACTTCGTTGCTAATTCCTTATGTCAATTAACAGGTGTTGTTTTACAAGCGAATCAAAATACTCAAATTATATTTACTAATTAG
- a CDS encoding HEAT repeat domain-containing protein, whose translation MNNNNIKIILQTFILSLGLSLTLINKVWSQDISDTKLQEYADIYDKRERNTKIGDRLKEKTPEIFDKLLKKLQSKDAKIRVGALSLLSDFEKKSPLVVPSVIKALQDEDPTVRSIAARLLGRIETKNQSELVAQALIKALQDKNPTVRSNAADSLDDIEITNKSGVVVPALIKVLQDKNATVRSKAASALHRISILDSEASALSKQIPALIKALEDEDVQVRSYAIKTLGNLKKEAASLVPKFIQALQEDNSAIRQAAAEALGDIGDKAAVKPLIKALDDKDSMVSVFAAGALRRIGDKAAVKPLIKALNDKDSMVRWGAAVALGNLGDETAVKPLIKTLDDEDATVRRLSLIALGRLGKKAAPALPRIIEALKDNNSYVHFDAAYALKHIAEDYINQVDKLSNQELENGIINLEKLLKVFELEEIVLLGQDIKALELERETFDNNKLSIQTALRTLKKEKDSRLTSRIFEWMLKHPWFAATIIYLIFFPLLWSSLLLIRPLWLLKLNQKLEPLSNIELPEALGGSKISIPGIIFLQAFIYRPRVLDAWVANYIKVARDNFSVKETVSNRAEHISLPVVVDKKTIANFSGNDLKASFDKKLTNILIHAEGGSGKTSLACQLAKWGMSDDINIRPSKHRMLPILIEQELDVDAEGNQAFIQEICGQLQVLIGESEVIPTKLVENLLRQRRILVIIDHFSEMSFSTRKQIRPASPNFPANALIVNSRLEESLDNVPKTTLKPLRVSGNQLSSFMEAYLTQRGKRDLFDDAEYFDACRRLSLMVGKRNITALFAKLYAERMIAKVAVDSDDFVDDLPLSIPDLMLGYINELNRETAEGELDNRTLQKDAKTIAWECLKKTFRPGSTKLDDVVAVLDNQDSVNARLHHLEKRLRIIQISEPGRDKVRFALDPLAEYLAALYLVDSYGQDKDKWMEFINAAKSVPDLDAIQGFLLAVQDCCVSNPEDVSDFIVASLSELTGVVLTPSQESLITHGF comes from the coding sequence ATGAATAACAATAATATAAAAATTATTTTACAAACTTTTATCTTATCTCTAGGATTATCTCTAACACTTATCAATAAAGTTTGGAGCCAAGATATTAGCGACACTAAATTACAAGAGTATGCTGATATTTATGACAAAAGGGAACGTAACACAAAAATTGGCGATCGCCTGAAAGAAAAAACTCCAGAAATATTTGATAAACTACTCAAAAAATTACAAAGCAAAGATGCAAAAATTCGTGTTGGTGCTTTATCTTTATTAAGTGATTTCGAGAAAAAATCTCCATTAGTAGTACCATCAGTTATCAAAGCTTTACAAGATGAAGATCCAACAGTTCGCTCTATCGCTGCTCGTTTATTAGGAAGAATAGAAACCAAAAATCAATCAGAATTAGTTGCACAAGCACTTATCAAAGCTTTGCAAGACAAAAACCCTACAGTTCGCTCCAATGCTGCTGATTCACTAGACGATATAGAAATCACAAATAAATCGGGAGTAGTAGTGCCAGCACTTATCAAAGTTTTGCAAGACAAAAACGCAACTGTTCGTTCAAAAGCTGCATCAGCTTTGCATCGGATATCAATATTAGATAGCGAAGCATCAGCACTTTCAAAGCAAATACCAGCACTAATCAAAGCTTTAGAAGATGAAGATGTACAAGTTCGCTCCTATGCTATTAAAACTTTAGGAAACTTAAAAAAAGAAGCAGCATCCTTAGTACCAAAATTTATTCAAGCTTTGCAAGAAGATAACTCAGCAATTCGTCAAGCTGCTGCTGAAGCTTTGGGAGATATAGGAGATAAAGCAGCAGTTAAACCGCTGATTAAAGCTTTGGATGATAAAGATTCAATGGTTAGTGTATTTGCTGCTGGAGCTTTAAGAAGAATAGGAGATAAAGCAGCAGTTAAACCGCTGATTAAAGCTTTGAATGATAAAGATTCAATGGTTCGTTGGGGAGCTGCTGTAGCTTTAGGAAATTTAGGAGATGAAACAGCAGTTAAACCACTTATTAAAACTTTGGATGACGAAGATGCAACAGTCCGCCGATTAAGTCTTATTGCCCTGGGAAGACTTGGTAAAAAAGCAGCACCAGCACTACCAAGAATCATTGAAGCTTTAAAAGATAATAATTCATATGTTCATTTTGATGCAGCTTATGCATTAAAACATATAGCCGAAGACTATATAAATCAAGTAGATAAACTTTCTAATCAAGAGTTAGAAAATGGAATTATAAACTTAGAAAAACTTTTAAAAGTCTTTGAATTGGAAGAAATTGTTCTCTTAGGACAAGACATAAAGGCATTGGAATTAGAAAGAGAAACCTTTGATAACAACAAACTATCCATACAAACAGCTTTAAGAACTCTAAAAAAAGAAAAAGACTCGCGTTTAACATCGCGAATATTTGAATGGATGCTAAAACATCCTTGGTTTGCAGCAACCATTATTTATCTAATATTCTTCCCGTTATTATGGTCAAGTTTATTATTAATACGTCCTTTATGGCTGCTAAAACTCAATCAAAAACTTGAACCATTAAGCAATATAGAATTACCAGAAGCTCTTGGTGGCTCTAAAATCTCTATTCCAGGGATTATTTTTCTGCAAGCATTTATCTATCGTCCCAGAGTTTTAGATGCATGGGTAGCTAATTATATTAAAGTTGCTCGCGATAATTTCTCAGTTAAAGAAACAGTCAGCAATCGCGCCGAGCATATTTCTCTACCCGTCGTAGTTGATAAGAAAACCATCGCGAATTTCTCCGGTAACGATTTAAAAGCGAGCTTTGACAAAAAATTAACTAATATCCTAATTCACGCCGAAGGGGGTTCGGGAAAAACAAGTTTAGCTTGTCAATTAGCAAAATGGGGAATGTCAGATGACATCAATATTCGTCCTTCCAAACATCGGATGCTACCCATACTAATCGAACAAGAATTAGATGTAGATGCTGAAGGAAATCAAGCTTTTATCCAAGAAATTTGCGGGCAGTTACAAGTTTTAATTGGTGAATCTGAAGTCATTCCCACCAAGTTAGTTGAAAACCTTCTACGTCAAAGGCGAATTTTAGTAATTATCGACCATTTTTCTGAAATGAGCTTTTCTACCAGAAAGCAAATTCGTCCCGCTTCTCCCAACTTTCCCGCTAATGCGCTGATAGTAAATTCTAGATTAGAAGAATCTCTTGATAACGTTCCTAAAACAACTTTAAAACCTCTACGAGTATCGGGAAATCAACTTTCATCATTTATGGAAGCTTATTTAACTCAAAGAGGAAAGCGAGACTTATTTGATGATGCCGAATATTTTGATGCTTGTCGTCGTTTATCTTTGATGGTGGGTAAGCGCAATATTACAGCTTTATTTGCCAAACTTTATGCCGAGCGGATGATTGCTAAAGTCGCAGTTGATAGTGATGATTTTGTCGATGATTTGCCGTTAAGTATTCCCGATTTGATGTTGGGATATATTAACGAACTTAATAGAGAAACGGCTGAAGGTGAATTAGATAATCGTACTCTACAAAAAGACGCGAAAACAATCGCTTGGGAATGCTTGAAGAAAACTTTTCGTCCCGGTAGTACTAAATTAGATGATGTTGTAGCCGTACTTGATAATCAAGATAGCGTAAATGCAAGATTGCATCATTTAGAAAAAAGATTGCGAATTATTCAAATTAGCGAACCTGGTAGGGATAAAGTTCGGTTTGCTTTAGATCCACTCGCGGAATATTTGGCTGCTTTGTATTTAGTTGATAGTTATGGGCAAGATAAAGATAAATGGATGGAATTTATTAACGCTGCTAAGTCTGTACCGGATTTAGATGCAATTCAAGGTTTTCTTTTAGCGGTGCAGGATTGTTGTGTGAGCAACCCAGAAGATGTTTCTGATTTTATTGTCGCTTCACTATCTGAATTGACTGGTGTTGTTTTAACTCCTTCTCAAGAAAGTTTGATTACACATGGTTTTTAA
- a CDS encoding response regulator: MQKQILSSRMLPRSTNVNFLFTEETSLGANMVLIADEEEKVRDALSVAVHRWAQEEQRNIETVKLENGQQTIDSVHHMVRYRKPPLLVIADLRMPGMSGVDVAQTINNKYARIPMIITASYDEHDESLIQKADDFADQYSHVSFIIRTQSSPLLKVVLESEIRNILSKPSTHREDTQSQFGALKKKLTKLWNNSF; encoded by the coding sequence ATGCAAAAGCAGATACTATCATCAAGAATGCTACCGCGCTCTACAAATGTTAATTTTTTATTTACTGAAGAGACTTCGTTAGGAGCCAATATGGTTTTGATTGCGGATGAAGAAGAAAAAGTCCGCGATGCTTTATCAGTTGCAGTTCATAGATGGGCACAGGAAGAACAAAGGAATATTGAAACTGTGAAGCTTGAAAATGGGCAACAAACTATAGATTCAGTCCATCATATGGTTCGCTATCGAAAACCACCACTGTTAGTAATTGCTGATTTACGAATGCCAGGTATGAGTGGAGTTGATGTTGCCCAAACAATTAATAACAAATATGCTCGAATACCAATGATTATTACAGCATCATATGACGAACATGATGAAAGTTTAATACAGAAAGCTGATGATTTTGCTGACCAATATTCTCATGTAAGTTTCATAATTCGGACGCAGAGTTCTCCACTTCTCAAAGTTGTTTTAGAATCAGAAATCAGAAATATTTTGTCCAAACCTTCTACCCATAGAGAAGACACACAAAGTCAATTTGGTGCTTTAAAAAAGAAACTTACCAAGCTTTGGAATAATTCTTTTTAG